The following coding sequences lie in one Mycobacterium sp. DL440 genomic window:
- a CDS encoding amidohydrolase family protein, which translates to MSYDVIVRNGLWFDGTGAPPQVRTLGIRDGVVVAVSATPIDETDCPDVINAGGKWVLPGFVDVHTHYDAEVLLDPGLRESVRHGVTTVLLGMCSLSTVYADTEDAADLFSRVEAVPRQFVLGALEQHKTWSGPAEYVKVIDDLPLGPNIASLLGHSDLRASVLGLDRATTRGVTPTDAELETMAAKLDEALDAGMLGLSGMDAAIDKLDGDRFRSRALPSTFATWRERRRLIKVLRKRGRMLQSAPNVAKVHEALNFFLESSGQFGRRRGVRMSLLVSADAKSSPGAVRVLGPGVRLLNRILGANVRFQHLPVPFELYSDGIDLPVFEEFGAGTAALHLKDQFERNKLLADPEYRRRFRKSFDRRVLGPTLWHRDFHDARIVECPDKALIGKSFGQIADERGIHPLDAFLDVLVDNGERNVRWTTIVANDRPKFLDKLAKEPSVHMGFSDAGAHLRNMAFYNYPVKLLKRVRDAQLAGRPFMTTEHAVHRLTAEVADWFGVRAGTLRQGDRADFVVIDPAGLNDTVEAYHEESVPFYGGLSRMVNRSDDAVIATAVNGAVVFRNGQFRDGYGESVKSGRYLRAGVEQLDHTSV; encoded by the coding sequence ATGTCCTACGACGTCATCGTTCGCAACGGCCTGTGGTTCGACGGCACCGGCGCCCCGCCGCAGGTCCGTACGCTGGGGATTCGCGACGGGGTGGTGGTCGCGGTATCGGCCACGCCGATCGACGAGACCGACTGTCCCGACGTCATCAACGCCGGCGGCAAATGGGTGTTGCCCGGCTTCGTCGATGTGCACACCCACTACGACGCCGAGGTCCTGCTCGATCCGGGCCTGCGGGAATCGGTGCGTCACGGCGTGACGACCGTGCTGCTCGGCATGTGCTCGCTCTCGACGGTCTACGCCGACACCGAGGATGCTGCCGATCTGTTCAGCCGCGTCGAGGCGGTTCCGCGCCAGTTCGTGCTGGGCGCCTTGGAGCAGCACAAGACCTGGTCGGGTCCGGCCGAGTACGTGAAGGTCATCGACGACCTGCCGCTGGGCCCGAATATCGCGTCGCTGCTGGGGCATTCGGATCTGCGGGCCTCGGTGCTGGGATTGGACCGGGCTACCACCCGCGGCGTCACCCCGACCGACGCCGAACTGGAAACGATGGCGGCCAAGCTCGACGAGGCCCTCGACGCGGGCATGCTCGGTCTGTCCGGGATGGACGCGGCGATCGACAAGCTCGATGGGGACCGGTTCCGGTCCCGCGCATTGCCGTCGACGTTCGCGACCTGGCGTGAGCGCCGGCGCCTGATCAAAGTCCTGCGCAAGCGCGGACGGATGTTGCAGAGCGCGCCGAATGTGGCGAAAGTTCATGAGGCACTGAACTTCTTCCTGGAGAGCAGCGGCCAATTCGGTCGACGCCGGGGTGTGCGGATGAGCCTGCTGGTATCGGCCGACGCCAAGTCCTCGCCCGGTGCGGTGCGGGTGCTCGGGCCGGGTGTCCGGCTGCTCAACCGGATCCTGGGCGCCAATGTGCGGTTCCAGCATCTGCCGGTGCCGTTCGAATTGTATTCGGACGGAATCGATCTGCCCGTGTTCGAGGAGTTCGGCGCCGGAACGGCCGCGCTGCATCTCAAAGATCAGTTCGAGCGCAACAAGCTGCTCGCCGACCCCGAATACCGACGCCGGTTCCGCAAGTCCTTCGACCGGCGCGTGCTCGGACCGACCTTGTGGCACCGCGACTTCCACGACGCCAGGATCGTCGAATGCCCCGACAAAGCGCTGATCGGCAAGAGCTTCGGGCAGATCGCCGACGAGCGCGGCATCCACCCGCTCGACGCCTTCCTCGATGTGCTGGTCGACAACGGTGAGCGCAACGTTCGCTGGACCACCATCGTGGCCAACGACCGGCCGAAGTTCCTGGACAAGCTGGCCAAGGAACCGTCGGTGCACATGGGTTTCTCGGATGCCGGTGCGCACCTGCGCAACATGGCGTTCTACAACTACCCGGTGAAGCTGCTCAAGCGGGTACGCGATGCCCAGCTGGCCGGACGGCCATTCATGACCACCGAACATGCCGTGCACCGGCTGACCGCCGAGGTGGCCGACTGGTTCGGCGTCCGGGCCGGCACGCTGCGCCAAGGTGACCGCGCCGACTTCGTGGTGATCGACCCAGCCGGCCTCAACGACACGGTGGAGGCCTACCACGAGGAGTCGGTCCCGTTCTACGGCGGGCTGAGCCGCATGGTGAACCGCAGCGACGACGCCGTCATCGCGACCGCCGTCAACGGTGCCGTGGTGTTCCGCAACGGTCAGTTCCGGGACGGCTACGGTGAATCGGTGAAATCGGGCCGGTACCTGCGGGCCGGTGTCGAGCAACTGGACCACACGTCCGTCTAG